In one Aeromicrobium erythreum genomic region, the following are encoded:
- the rpmI gene encoding 50S ribosomal protein L35, with amino-acid sequence MPKFKPHSGMKKRVKLTGKGKLRREQTNRRHLLEYKSSTRTRRLAGTTDVSKADTKKVKKLLGL; translated from the coding sequence ATGCCGAAGTTCAAGCCCCACTCGGGCATGAAGAAGCGCGTGAAGCTCACCGGCAAGGGCAAGCTGCGCCGCGAGCAGACCAACCGTCGTCACCTCTTGGAGTACAAGTCCAGCACGCGGACCCGTCGCCTCGCCGGCACGACCGACGTGTCGAAGGCGGACACCAAGAAGGTCAAGAAGCTGCTCGGTCTCTGA
- the rplT gene encoding 50S ribosomal protein L20 → MARVKRSVNAQKKRRETLERASGYRGQRSRLYRKAKEQVTHSLVYNYRDRKAKKGDFRRLWIQRINAAVRAEGLTYNRFIQGLKAAGVEVDRKMLAELAVNEPAAFSALVQVAKENLPADVNAPKEDATA, encoded by the coding sequence ATGGCACGCGTCAAGCGTTCCGTCAACGCGCAGAAGAAGCGCCGCGAGACCCTCGAGCGGGCGTCCGGCTACCGTGGCCAGCGCTCGCGTCTGTACCGCAAGGCCAAGGAGCAGGTCACCCACTCCCTGGTCTACAACTACCGTGACCGCAAGGCCAAGAAGGGCGACTTCCGTCGTCTCTGGATCCAGCGCATCAACGCTGCGGTCCGCGCCGAGGGCCTCACCTACAACCGCTTCATCCAGGGCCTCAAGGCCGCGGGTGTCGAGGTCGACCGCAAGATGCTGGCCGAGCTGGCCGTCAACGAGCCCGCCGCGTTCAGCGCGCTCGTCCAGGTCGCGAAGGAAAACCTTCCGGCCGACGTGAACGCACCCAAGGAAGACGCGACGGCCTGA
- a CDS encoding TrmH family RNA methyltransferase, with product MASPEPTLTTRTGRVRRARRLATRRFRAETGQFLAEGPQAVREALALTGVTHEVFATAAATERHAALHDAARDGEVPWSVVDDDVLAEIADATTPQGVVAVCDTVVQGLDALPTTPRLVVVCHDMRDPGNAGAVLRCADAAGADAVVLSADSVDPTNPKAVRASAGSLFHLPVVVERDHDLVLAALRERGLQVLATDGEADLDLFEAERATSPVDLAAPTAWVMGNEAQGLSAQVRDAADLTVAVPILGQAESLNLATAAAVCLYASARAQGAR from the coding sequence GTGGCGAGCCCCGAGCCGACCCTGACCACCCGTACCGGGCGGGTCAGACGTGCTCGACGGCTCGCCACGCGGCGTTTCCGGGCCGAGACGGGCCAGTTCCTCGCCGAGGGCCCGCAGGCGGTCCGCGAGGCGCTCGCCCTGACGGGCGTCACGCACGAGGTCTTCGCCACCGCCGCGGCGACCGAGCGTCACGCCGCCCTGCACGACGCCGCTCGTGATGGCGAGGTGCCGTGGAGCGTCGTCGACGACGACGTGCTGGCCGAGATCGCCGACGCCACCACCCCACAGGGCGTGGTCGCGGTCTGCGACACCGTCGTGCAGGGTCTCGACGCGCTGCCCACCACGCCCCGGCTCGTCGTGGTCTGCCACGACATGCGCGACCCCGGCAACGCCGGAGCGGTGCTGCGCTGCGCCGACGCCGCGGGGGCCGACGCCGTCGTGCTGTCGGCCGACAGCGTCGACCCCACGAACCCGAAGGCCGTCCGCGCCAGCGCCGGCAGCCTGTTCCACCTGCCGGTGGTGGTCGAGCGCGACCACGACCTGGTCCTCGCCGCCCTCCGCGAGCGCGGCCTGCAGGTGCTCGCGACCGACGGCGAGGCCGACCTCGACCTCTTCGAGGCCGAGCGCGCGACGTCGCCCGTCGACCTCGCCGCACCCACCGCCTGGGTCATGGGCAACGAGGCACAGGGCCTGTCGGCGCAGGTGCGCGACGCGGCCGACCTGACCGTGGCCGTGCCGATCCTCGGACAGGCGGAGAGCCTCAACCTCGCCACCGCGGCCGCGGTGTGTCTCTACGCCAGTGCCCGGGCGCAGGGCGCACGATGA
- a CDS encoding 3-keto-5-aminohexanoate cleavage protein — translation MSSVQQVILQACLNGSRDVDEHPAVPVTASACAEDARAAVEAGAQDLHVHPRTDDGRDSLAPADVARWVEAVREAVDVPVGVTTGAWAWTGGGTPIRAVGAWTTLPDHASVNWHERGATDLATALHERGVAVNAGLWTEDAAQAWLDSSWPERTALVLLELADAPDQEETAERLLELVRPTGLPVLLHGEGRSTWPVLELAVAHGVSTRIGLEDVVEGPDGEAVDDNAALVRIAVGRGARRV, via the coding sequence ATGAGCAGCGTGCAGCAGGTGATCCTCCAAGCGTGCCTCAACGGCTCGCGCGACGTCGACGAGCACCCCGCCGTCCCGGTGACGGCCTCCGCGTGCGCCGAGGACGCCCGCGCCGCGGTCGAGGCCGGGGCGCAGGACCTCCACGTGCACCCACGCACCGACGACGGTCGCGACAGCCTCGCGCCGGCCGACGTCGCGCGGTGGGTCGAGGCGGTGCGCGAGGCCGTGGACGTCCCGGTCGGCGTCACCACCGGGGCGTGGGCCTGGACCGGTGGAGGCACGCCCATCCGCGCCGTCGGTGCCTGGACGACGCTGCCCGACCACGCGTCGGTGAACTGGCACGAGCGTGGCGCCACCGACCTCGCGACCGCCCTGCACGAGCGCGGCGTGGCCGTGAACGCCGGGCTCTGGACCGAGGACGCCGCGCAGGCGTGGCTCGACTCCTCGTGGCCCGAGCGGACCGCGCTCGTCCTGCTCGAGCTCGCCGACGCACCCGATCAGGAGGAGACGGCGGAGCGTCTGCTCGAGCTCGTCCGCCCCACGGGTCTGCCCGTGCTGCTGCACGGCGAGGGCCGCTCGACGTGGCCGGTCCTCGAGCTCGCCGTGGCCCACGGCGTGTCGACGCGGATCGGGCTCGAGGACGTCGTCGAGGGACCCGACGGCGAGGCCGTCGACGACAACGCCGCCCTCGTGCGGATCGCGGTGGGCCGGGGTGCTCGTCGCGTCTAG
- a CDS encoding PAS domain-containing sensor histidine kinase, with the protein MDLDDFPDGVVIAGADGVVEYVNERIERMARAAPGEMLGMHLSDAMPFDDLNGNSWYDSTRPYDGLNIRNRLSEQSWYSPRGSEYLVTARLVRDRPGGAVVRVVASVRNAKVRNQRDRERSDLVATVAHELRSPLTGIKGFTSTLLSKWDRFSEEQRQFMLETVDSDADRLSRLITELLDAARIDAGRLTLRRGPVKLDEVARGVLRNISAGGDPFALESRGEPYLVWGDADRMTQVVTNLVENALRHGHGLRRVVVEHLPDAGGAVLEIHDQGPGIPEEMRQRVFSRFWRAGPGAGSGLGMYIVRGIVEQHGGRIDIDDAEEGGALLRIWVPVNEPDALTD; encoded by the coding sequence ATGGACCTCGACGACTTCCCGGACGGCGTGGTCATCGCCGGGGCCGACGGCGTCGTCGAGTACGTCAACGAACGCATCGAGCGGATGGCGCGCGCGGCGCCCGGGGAGATGCTCGGCATGCACCTGTCCGACGCGATGCCCTTCGACGACCTGAACGGCAACAGCTGGTACGACTCGACCCGCCCGTACGACGGTCTCAACATCCGCAACCGGTTGTCGGAGCAGTCCTGGTACTCCCCGCGCGGGAGCGAGTACCTCGTGACCGCGCGCCTGGTGCGGGACCGTCCCGGCGGCGCCGTCGTGCGCGTCGTCGCGAGCGTGCGCAACGCGAAGGTGCGCAACCAGCGCGACCGCGAGCGCTCCGACCTCGTCGCCACCGTCGCCCACGAGCTGCGCTCGCCGCTCACCGGCATCAAGGGGTTCACGTCGACCCTGCTGTCGAAGTGGGACCGCTTCTCCGAGGAGCAGCGCCAGTTCATGCTCGAGACCGTCGACTCCGACGCCGACCGGCTCAGCCGACTCATCACCGAGCTGCTCGACGCGGCTCGCATCGACGCCGGTCGACTGACCCTGCGGCGCGGACCGGTCAAGCTCGACGAGGTCGCGCGCGGCGTCCTGCGCAACATCTCCGCCGGCGGCGACCCGTTCGCGCTCGAGTCGCGCGGCGAGCCGTACCTCGTCTGGGGCGACGCCGACCGCATGACGCAGGTCGTCACCAACCTCGTCGAGAACGCGCTGCGGCACGGTCACGGTCTGCGCCGTGTCGTCGTCGAGCACCTGCCCGACGCCGGGGGAGCGGTCCTGGAGATCCACGACCAGGGACCCGGCATCCCCGAGGAGATGCGTCAGCGCGTGTTCAGCCGCTTCTGGCGCGCCGGCCCCGGAGCGGGCAGCGGTCTCGGCATGTACATCGTGCGCGGCATCGTCGAGCAGCACGGCGGCCGGATCGACATCGACGACGCCGAGGAGGGTGGCGCGCTGCTGCGCATCTGGGTGCCCGTCAACGAGCCCGACGCGCTCACCGACTGA
- the pheS gene encoding phenylalanine--tRNA ligase subunit alpha, which yields MSAPNSDYDPKQVAALGEDEVAQARDAALAAIEAADSLDALKAVRIAHTGDRSPLALANREIGALPPQARKDAGKRIGQARGAVNQALAARGAALEALEEERRLVEETVDVTLPTDREPVGARHPITTIQEHVADLFVAMGWEVAEGPEVEAEWLNFDALNLGPNHPARTMQDTFWVSPERAALVLRTHTSPVQARSMLTRTPPIYVVCPGRVYRTDEADATHMPVFHQVEGLAIDRGLSMAHLKGTLDHFAAAVYGPEVTTRFRPSYFPFTEPSAEVDLLCYVCHNDPGAVADCGTCRGEGWIEWGGCGVVNPRVLVACGVDPEEYSGFAFGMGLDRTITSRYDIADLRDLWDGDIRFTEPFGVGL from the coding sequence GTGTCCGCCCCGAACTCCGACTACGACCCCAAGCAGGTCGCCGCGCTGGGCGAGGACGAGGTCGCGCAGGCGCGCGACGCCGCCCTCGCCGCCATCGAGGCCGCCGACTCGCTCGACGCGCTGAAGGCCGTGCGCATCGCCCACACCGGCGACCGCTCGCCGCTCGCGCTCGCCAACCGGGAGATCGGCGCGCTGCCGCCGCAGGCGCGCAAGGACGCCGGGAAGCGGATCGGCCAGGCCCGCGGCGCGGTCAACCAGGCGCTCGCCGCACGGGGGGCCGCGCTGGAGGCGCTGGAGGAGGAGCGTCGTCTCGTCGAGGAGACGGTCGACGTCACGCTGCCGACCGACCGCGAGCCCGTCGGCGCCCGGCACCCCATCACCACCATCCAGGAGCACGTGGCCGACCTCTTCGTGGCCATGGGCTGGGAGGTCGCCGAGGGCCCCGAGGTCGAGGCCGAGTGGCTCAACTTCGACGCGCTCAACCTGGGACCGAACCACCCCGCGCGCACGATGCAGGACACGTTCTGGGTCTCGCCGGAGCGGGCCGCGCTCGTGCTGCGCACCCACACGTCGCCGGTGCAGGCCCGCAGCATGCTGACCCGCACGCCCCCGATCTACGTCGTCTGCCCCGGCCGGGTGTACCGCACCGACGAGGCCGACGCCACGCACATGCCGGTCTTCCACCAGGTCGAGGGGCTCGCGATCGACCGCGGCCTCTCCATGGCGCACCTCAAGGGCACGCTCGACCACTTCGCCGCCGCCGTCTACGGACCCGAGGTCACGACGCGCTTCCGCCCGTCGTACTTCCCGTTCACCGAGCCGAGCGCCGAGGTCGACCTGCTCTGCTACGTCTGCCACAACGACCCCGGGGCCGTCGCCGACTGCGGCACGTGCCGCGGTGAGGGCTGGATCGAGTGGGGTGGCTGCGGCGTCGTCAACCCGCGCGTCCTCGTCGCCTGCGGCGTCGACCCCGAGGAGTACTCGGGCTTCGCCTTCGGCATGGGCCTGGACCGCACCATCACCAGCCGCTACGACATCGCGGACCTGCGCGACCTGTGGGACGGCGACATCCGCTTCACCGAGCCGTTCGGAGTGGGTCTGTGA
- the pheT gene encoding phenylalanine--tRNA ligase subunit beta, with product MRVPVEWLRSVVELPAEATTEEIADRLTMYDLKLEEIVGGGITGPLTVGRVLAVQPEEQKNGKTINWCRVDVGPQRNEPSVPDAPGDDVPSRGIVCGAHNFGVGDLVVVSLPGTHLPELGFEIGSRKTYGHVSDGMICSTRELGLPDDETSAAGILVLEPGSATPGDDAVTVLGLGDQTLDLEVNPDRAYALSLRGVGRDAALAFDVPFTDPADRPVPSADTPAYPVRVEDPDGCPVFTALVVSGVDPTAPTPAWMARRITDAGMRSISLTVDVSNYVMLELGQPNHCYDRDRLQGDVVVRRAREGERLTTLDDVDRALTPDDLVIADDSGPIGLAGVMGGASTEISDTSTSVVVEAAYWDPVTIFRAVKRHRLPSEAAKRYERGVDPELALVGAARVAELLVELGGGTLEPGATVVGEAPARAAVRVPVDLPARISGVPIAPEQAQRTFERNGCTVERDGDVFVVTPPSWRFDLNDPYDFVEEALRTAGYDQVPSVLPTPTGGRGLTRHQELRRRVGHVLAGAGLVEVTTLPFAGPADLDRLGIDADDVRRRQVLLANPLSTEEPGLTTTLLVGLLRAASLNVGRGHESVQVSEVGRVFLAREGAPEAPIYGTDRRPTPEELAALDAALPHQPFHAGWVLVGERERSGWDGAGRPVAWSDAVAVARRLADVLHVELTVEQAATAPFHQGRCAALVLDGTVVGHAGELHPTVLKEHGLPPRSVAGELDLDALLAASPAIGPRPDFSTYPVAKEDLAFLVDTSVTAESLRAALASAHAAVESVRLFDVYTGAPVPDGQKSLAFAVRLRAPDRTLKDTEIAEARAALVAAGEALGGVLR from the coding sequence ATGCGCGTACCCGTCGAGTGGCTGCGCTCCGTCGTGGAGCTGCCGGCCGAGGCGACCACCGAGGAGATCGCCGACCGGCTGACGATGTACGACCTCAAGCTCGAGGAGATCGTCGGCGGCGGCATCACCGGCCCGCTCACGGTCGGCCGCGTGCTGGCCGTCCAGCCGGAGGAGCAGAAGAACGGCAAGACCATCAACTGGTGCCGTGTCGACGTCGGGCCACAGCGCAACGAGCCGTCGGTGCCCGACGCGCCGGGCGACGACGTGCCGTCGCGCGGGATCGTCTGCGGTGCACACAACTTCGGCGTCGGCGACCTCGTGGTCGTGTCGCTGCCCGGCACGCACCTGCCCGAGCTGGGCTTCGAGATCGGCTCGCGCAAGACCTACGGCCACGTCTCCGACGGCATGATCTGCTCCACCCGCGAGCTCGGCCTCCCCGACGACGAGACCAGCGCCGCGGGGATCCTCGTGCTCGAGCCGGGTTCCGCGACGCCGGGCGACGACGCGGTCACGGTCCTGGGCCTCGGTGACCAGACGCTCGACCTCGAGGTCAACCCCGACCGCGCCTACGCGCTCAGCCTGCGCGGCGTCGGGCGCGACGCCGCGCTCGCGTTCGACGTCCCCTTCACCGATCCCGCCGACCGCCCGGTCCCGTCGGCCGACACGCCCGCCTACCCGGTGCGCGTCGAGGACCCCGACGGGTGCCCGGTGTTCACGGCCCTGGTCGTCTCGGGCGTCGACCCCACGGCGCCGACGCCCGCCTGGATGGCCCGACGGATCACCGACGCGGGCATGCGGTCGATCTCGCTCACCGTCGACGTCTCCAACTACGTCATGCTCGAGCTCGGTCAGCCGAACCACTGCTACGACCGCGACCGCCTGCAGGGCGACGTCGTCGTCCGCCGGGCGCGCGAGGGAGAGCGGCTGACGACCCTCGACGACGTCGACCGCGCCCTCACGCCCGACGACCTCGTCATCGCCGACGACTCCGGACCGATCGGTCTGGCTGGCGTGATGGGTGGTGCGTCGACCGAGATCAGCGACACGAGCACCTCGGTCGTCGTCGAGGCCGCGTACTGGGACCCGGTGACGATCTTCCGCGCCGTCAAGCGTCACCGGCTGCCCTCGGAGGCGGCCAAGCGCTACGAGCGCGGCGTCGACCCCGAGCTGGCGCTGGTGGGCGCGGCCCGCGTGGCCGAGCTGCTGGTCGAGCTGGGCGGAGGCACCCTCGAGCCGGGCGCGACCGTGGTGGGCGAGGCGCCGGCCCGCGCCGCCGTGCGCGTGCCGGTCGACCTCCCGGCGCGGATCAGCGGTGTGCCGATCGCGCCCGAGCAGGCCCAGCGCACGTTCGAGCGCAACGGCTGCACGGTCGAGCGCGACGGTGACGTCTTCGTCGTCACGCCGCCGAGCTGGCGCTTCGACCTGAACGATCCCTACGACTTCGTCGAGGAGGCGCTGCGCACGGCCGGGTACGACCAGGTGCCGTCGGTGCTGCCGACGCCCACGGGCGGGCGGGGTCTCACCCGCCACCAGGAGCTGCGGCGTCGCGTCGGGCACGTGCTCGCCGGCGCGGGTCTCGTCGAGGTCACGACCCTGCCCTTCGCAGGACCGGCCGACCTCGACCGCCTCGGCATCGACGCCGACGACGTCCGCCGCCGGCAGGTGCTGCTCGCCAATCCGTTGTCGACCGAGGAGCCGGGTCTCACCACGACCCTGCTCGTGGGGCTGCTGCGGGCCGCGTCGCTGAACGTCGGCCGCGGCCACGAGTCGGTCCAGGTCAGCGAGGTCGGACGCGTGTTCCTCGCGCGCGAGGGTGCGCCGGAGGCCCCGATCTACGGCACCGACCGCCGCCCGACGCCCGAGGAGCTCGCGGCGCTCGACGCCGCCCTGCCGCACCAGCCGTTCCACGCGGGCTGGGTGCTGGTGGGGGAGCGCGAGCGGTCGGGCTGGGACGGTGCCGGTCGCCCGGTGGCGTGGTCCGACGCGGTCGCGGTCGCGCGCCGGCTGGCCGACGTCCTGCACGTCGAGCTGACGGTCGAGCAGGCCGCCACCGCCCCGTTCCACCAGGGTCGGTGCGCCGCGCTGGTGCTGGACGGCACGGTCGTCGGGCACGCGGGCGAGCTGCACCCGACCGTGCTGAAGGAGCACGGCCTCCCGCCGCGCTCGGTGGCCGGCGAGCTCGACCTCGACGCGCTGCTCGCGGCCTCGCCCGCGATCGGCCCCCGGCCCGACTTCTCGACCTACCCGGTCGCGAAGGAGGACCTCGCGTTCCTCGTCGACACGTCCGTCACCGCCGAGTCGCTGCGCGCGGCACTGGCGTCGGCCCACGCCGCGGTCGAGTCGGTGCGCCTCTTCGACGTCTACACGGGCGCGCCCGTGCCGGATGGCCAGAAGTCGCTCGCCTTCGCCGTCCGCCTGCGCGCCCCCGACCGCACCCTGAAGGACACCGAGATCGCCGAGGCGCGCGCCGCCCTCGTCGCCGCCGGCGAGGCGCTGGGGGGCGTGCTGCGCTGA
- the argG gene encoding argininosuccinate synthase, which translates to MSKVLTSLPVGERVGIAFSGGLDTSVAVAWMRDKGAVPCTYTADIGQYDEPDISGIPGRAMQYGAELARAIDIKTPLVEEGLAALACGAFHIKSAGRTYFNTTPLGRAVTGTLLVRAMHEDGVDIWGDGSTFKGNDIERFYRYGLLANPALRIYKPWLDADFVSELGGRTEMSQWLTERDLPYRDSQEKAYSTDANIWGATHEAKTLEHLDVSLETVEPIMGVKFWDPSVDIDTEDVTITFEAGRPVAIDGTRFDDPVALVHAANTIGGRHGLGMSDQIENRIIEAKSRGIYEAPGMALLHIAYERLVNAVHNEDTIANFHAHGRRLGRLMYEGRWLDPQAMMLRESVERWIASLVTGSVTLRLRRGEDYSILDTQGENFSYHPDKLSMERTDNAVFGPTDRIGQLTMRNLDIADSRAKLEMYAGQPLDQGQVLVENGTLFGELPAGGALRIEANPAAATETEQALDAAAMELGTD; encoded by the coding sequence ATGTCCAAGGTCCTCACCTCCCTGCCCGTCGGCGAGCGCGTCGGCATCGCCTTCTCCGGAGGGCTCGACACGTCCGTGGCCGTCGCGTGGATGCGCGACAAGGGCGCGGTGCCCTGCACGTACACGGCCGACATCGGCCAGTACGACGAGCCGGACATCTCCGGCATCCCGGGTCGGGCGATGCAGTACGGCGCCGAGCTGGCCCGCGCGATCGACATCAAGACCCCGCTGGTGGAGGAAGGCCTGGCCGCCCTCGCATGCGGCGCCTTCCACATCAAGTCGGCCGGGCGCACCTACTTCAACACGACGCCGCTCGGGCGGGCCGTCACCGGCACGCTGCTCGTGCGTGCCATGCACGAGGACGGCGTCGACATCTGGGGCGACGGCTCCACGTTCAAGGGCAACGACATCGAGCGGTTCTACCGCTACGGCCTGCTCGCCAACCCGGCGCTTCGCATCTACAAGCCGTGGCTCGACGCCGACTTCGTCAGCGAGCTCGGCGGGCGGACCGAGATGAGCCAGTGGCTCACCGAGCGCGACCTGCCCTACCGCGACAGCCAGGAGAAGGCGTACTCCACCGACGCGAACATCTGGGGCGCCACCCACGAGGCGAAGACGCTCGAGCACCTCGACGTCTCCCTCGAGACCGTCGAGCCGATCATGGGCGTGAAGTTCTGGGACCCGTCGGTCGACATCGACACCGAGGACGTGACCATCACGTTCGAGGCCGGACGGCCGGTCGCGATCGACGGCACCCGCTTCGACGACCCGGTCGCGCTCGTGCACGCCGCCAACACGATCGGCGGACGCCACGGTCTCGGCATGTCCGACCAGATCGAGAACCGCATCATCGAGGCCAAGAGCCGCGGCATCTACGAGGCGCCGGGCATGGCCCTGCTGCACATCGCCTACGAGCGGCTCGTGAACGCCGTCCACAACGAGGACACGATCGCCAACTTCCACGCCCACGGACGTCGGCTCGGCCGGCTCATGTACGAGGGCCGCTGGCTCGACCCGCAGGCGATGATGCTGCGTGAGTCCGTCGAGCGCTGGATCGCCTCGCTCGTCACCGGCAGCGTCACGCTCCGGCTGCGGCGCGGCGAGGACTACTCGATCCTCGACACGCAGGGCGAGAACTTCTCCTACCACCCCGACAAGCTGTCGATGGAGCGCACCGACAACGCCGTGTTCGGCCCGACCGACCGGATCGGCCAGCTGACGATGCGCAACCTCGACATCGCCGACTCGCGCGCCAAGCTCGAGATGTACGCCGGCCAGCCCCTCGATCAGGGCCAGGTCCTCGTCGAGAACGGCACGCTCTTCGGCGAGCTGCCCGCCGGCGGAGCCCTGCGCATCGAGGCCAACCCGGCCGCCGCGACCGAGACGGAGCAGGCGCTCGACGCCGCCGCGATGGAGCTCGGCACCGACTGA
- the argC gene encoding N-acetyl-gamma-glutamyl-phosphate reductase — MTTYTAAVAGASGYAGGEVLRLLGAHPDVTIGAVTAASSAGSRLGEHQPHLVDLADRVIQPTDASTLAGHDVVFLGLPHGESGRIAAELGDDVLVIDCGADHRLESAEDWTTFYGSEHAGTWPYGLPELFVGESRQRDALAGVKRIAVPGCNVTAVTLGLQPAIAAGVVAPDDLVAVLANGFSGAGKAPKTHLLASEGLGAASPYGVGGVHRHVPEIIQNLTKAGGEDVTISFTPTLVPMARGILATATARLADGVDAARVRSVYEQAYGGPGEGEPFVHLLPEGQWPTTAATLGANTAQLQVAVDSAAGRLVVTTVIDNLVKGTAGGAIQSMNLALGLPETTGLTTTGVAP, encoded by the coding sequence ATGACGACCTACACCGCTGCCGTCGCCGGCGCGAGCGGCTACGCCGGGGGCGAGGTGCTGAGGCTCCTCGGCGCGCACCCCGACGTGACGATCGGCGCCGTCACCGCGGCGTCCTCCGCGGGCTCGCGCCTGGGCGAGCACCAGCCGCACCTCGTGGACCTCGCCGACCGCGTGATCCAGCCGACCGACGCGTCGACCCTCGCCGGTCACGACGTCGTCTTCCTCGGCCTGCCCCACGGCGAGTCCGGACGCATCGCTGCCGAGCTCGGTGACGACGTGCTCGTCATCGACTGCGGCGCCGACCACCGGCTGGAGAGCGCCGAGGACTGGACGACGTTCTACGGCAGCGAGCACGCAGGCACCTGGCCCTACGGACTGCCCGAGCTGTTCGTGGGCGAGAGCCGTCAGCGCGACGCCCTCGCCGGCGTCAAGCGGATCGCGGTCCCGGGCTGCAACGTCACCGCCGTGACGCTCGGCTTGCAGCCGGCGATCGCGGCCGGTGTCGTCGCGCCCGACGACCTCGTCGCCGTGCTCGCCAACGGGTTCTCCGGTGCCGGCAAGGCGCCGAAGACGCACCTGCTCGCCTCCGAGGGCCTCGGCGCCGCGTCGCCGTACGGCGTCGGCGGCGTGCACCGCCACGTGCCCGAGATCATCCAGAACCTCACCAAGGCCGGAGGAGAGGACGTCACCATCTCCTTCACGCCCACGCTCGTGCCCATGGCTCGCGGCATCCTCGCGACCGCCACCGCGCGCCTCGCCGACGGCGTCGACGCAGCGCGCGTGCGCAGCGTCTACGAGCAGGCGTACGGGGGACCCGGCGAGGGCGAGCCGTTCGTCCACCTGCTGCCGGAGGGCCAGTGGCCGACGACGGCCGCGACGCTCGGCGCCAACACGGCCCAGCTCCAGGTCGCCGTCGACTCGGCCGCCGGACGCCTCGTGGTCACCACCGTGATCGACAACCTCGTCAAGGGCACCGCCGGTGGCGCGATCCAGTCCATGAACCTCGCCCTCGGCCTCCCGGAGACCACGGGCCTCACCACCACGGGAGTGGCGCCATGA
- a CDS encoding bifunctional ornithine acetyltransferase/N-acetylglutamate synthase, whose product MTVTAAQGFRAAGVAAGLKSTGAPDVALVVNDGPSSAAAAVFTSNRCRANPVLWSAEAIKTGSARAVVLNSGGANCYTGAEGFQLTHATAELVGELLSGGGSEPRAEEEPGGGSGPRAEEEPGGGSGPRAEEEPGGGSGPRAEEEPGGGSGPRAEEEIAAIDVQVCSTGLIGLLNDRDDLLAGVRAAHAALSDDGGAAAAAAIMTTDTVPKQSVAEGTDSAGRAFTVGGMAKGAGMLAPALATMLVVVTTDADVDAATLDAALRRATRVTFDRLDSDGCQSTNDTVLLMASGASGATPSVDELAEHLTTVCHDLALQLLADAEGADHEISIEVRGAASEDDAVEVARSVARSNLFKAAVFGKDPNWGRVLASVGTTSATFDPADLDVALNGVWVCRDSGPGEPATSVSLEDRAVSVTIDLKSGPETATVWTNDLTHAYVHENSAYSS is encoded by the coding sequence ATGACGGTCACCGCAGCACAGGGCTTCCGCGCCGCCGGTGTCGCCGCCGGCCTGAAGTCGACCGGCGCGCCCGACGTCGCGCTCGTCGTCAACGACGGTCCGTCGTCGGCCGCGGCGGCGGTCTTCACCAGCAACCGGTGCCGGGCCAACCCGGTCCTCTGGAGCGCCGAGGCGATCAAGACCGGCTCGGCGCGGGCGGTCGTGCTGAACTCCGGCGGCGCCAACTGCTACACGGGCGCCGAGGGCTTCCAGCTGACCCATGCCACCGCCGAGCTCGTCGGCGAGCTCCTCTCCGGCGGGGGTTCCGAGCCGCGGGCGGAAGAGGAGCCCGGCGGGGGTTCCGGGCCGCGGGCGGAAGAGGAGCCCGGCGGGGGTTCCGGGCCGCGGGCGGAAGAGGAGCCCGGCGGGGGTTCCGGGCCGCGGGCGGAAGAGGAGCCCGGCGGGGGTTCCGGGCCGCGGGCGGAAGAGGAGATTGCCGCGATCGACGTGCAGGTCTGCTCGACCGGCCTGATCGGTCTGCTGAACGATCGCGACGACCTGCTCGCCGGCGTCCGGGCGGCGCACGCGGCGCTGTCTGACGACGGGGGAGCAGCGGCGGCGGCGGCCATCATGACGACCGACACCGTCCCGAAGCAGTCGGTCGCCGAGGGCACCGACTCCGCAGGGCGGGCGTTCACGGTGGGCGGCATGGCGAAGGGTGCCGGCATGCTGGCCCCTGCGCTGGCCACGATGCTCGTGGTCGTCACGACCGACGCCGACGTCGACGCGGCCACGCTCGACGCGGCGCTGCGCCGGGCGACCCGTGTGACGTTCGACCGGCTCGACTCCGACGGCTGCCAGTCGACCAACGACACCGTGCTGCTCATGGCGAGCGGGGCTTCCGGCGCCACCCCGTCGGTCGACGAGCTGGCCGAGCACCTGACGACGGTCTGCCACGACCTCGCCCTGCAGCTGCTCGCCGACGCCGAGGGCGCCGACCACGAGATCTCGATCGAGGTCCGCGGCGCGGCGAGCGAGGACGACGCGGTCGAGGTCGCCCGCTCCGTGGCCCGGAGCAACCTGTTCAAGGCCGCCGTGTTCGGCAAGGACCCCAACTGGGGTCGCGTGCTGGCCTCGGTCGGCACGACGTCGGCGACGTTCGACCCCGCCGACCTCGACGTCGCGCTCAACGGCGTGTGGGTGTGCCGCGACAGCGGTCCCGGCGAGCCGGCGACGAGCGTCTCGCTGGAGGACCGCGCGGTCTCCGTGACCATCGACCTGAAGTCGGGGCCGGAGACGGCGACCGTCTGGACGAACGACCTGACCCACGCCTACGTTCACGAGAACTCCGCCTACTCCTCCTGA